From one Candidatus Thioglobus sp. NP1 genomic stretch:
- a CDS encoding TSUP family transporter: protein MDLANYSYEILTFLFIIGMVAGFIDTLVGGGGLLAVPALLLSGIPPIYVLGTNKFQGSMGTGIATFLLFRKKKLNWEAIKYLILLSFIGSLVGGVIVQFIDTEFLSLAIPIVLVVIAVYFIISPKPDERVKNSKPNKIFEKYAVPSVGFYDGMFGPGAGSFFVMTGVMFKKLEIIQATILAKPLNFASNIAGFIVFYSFGHIAFMIGLIMMLGQLIGSFVGTHYLLKANPKVIRLLIVVMSILMLAKYISSL from the coding sequence ATGGATTTAGCTAACTACTCATATGAAATTTTAACTTTTTTATTTATTATTGGAATGGTAGCGGGTTTTATTGACACACTTGTTGGAGGTGGAGGTTTGCTTGCTGTTCCTGCACTATTATTGAGTGGCATTCCACCAATCTATGTCCTTGGAACTAATAAATTTCAAGGCAGTATGGGAACTGGTATCGCTACTTTTTTACTATTTCGAAAGAAAAAACTTAATTGGGAAGCTATTAAATACTTGATTCTCCTATCCTTTATTGGCTCCTTAGTTGGTGGAGTTATAGTGCAATTTATTGATACTGAGTTCTTATCTCTCGCAATACCTATTGTATTGGTAGTGATTGCAGTTTATTTTATTATTTCACCGAAGCCTGATGAAAGAGTTAAAAATTCCAAACCAAACAAAATTTTTGAAAAATATGCTGTTCCTTCAGTTGGTTTTTATGATGGTATGTTTGGACCTGGTGCTGGATCTTTTTTTGTAATGACAGGTGTTATGTTCAAAAAACTTGAAATTATTCAAGCTACAATTCTAGCTAAACCCCTAAACTTTGCATCAAATATTGCAGGATTTATCGTATTTTATAGTTTTGGTCATATAGCCTTTATGATTGGACTAATAATGATGTTAGGACAATTAATTGGATCTTTTGTTGGGACTCACTATTTACTTAAAGCTAATCCAAAAGTTATTAGATTGCTAATTGTTGTGATGTCTATTTTAATGCTAGCTAAATATATATCGTCTTTATAG
- a CDS encoding molybdenum cofactor biosynthesis protein MoaE, whose product MDKVIVQAKDFDLTTEVNRARSKNPQIGAIVSFVGTVRDLQSETLKSLTLEHYPEMTEKSLESIVIKAKSHWELENITIIHRVGKLLISDQIVLVIVTSKHRQEAFDSCNFIMDYLKTDAPFWKKESSDKEEKWVDSSLNDKKQKKRWEL is encoded by the coding sequence ATGGATAAAGTGATTGTTCAAGCGAAAGATTTTGATTTAACGACCGAAGTAAATCGTGCTCGCTCTAAAAATCCTCAAATTGGGGCTATCGTAAGCTTTGTTGGAACTGTTCGTGATCTTCAATCTGAAACTCTTAAATCATTGACACTTGAACACTATCCAGAGATGACTGAAAAGTCGCTAGAATCAATCGTTATCAAAGCTAAAAGTCACTGGGAACTTGAAAATATTACAATAATTCATAGAGTTGGAAAATTATTGATTAGTGACCAGATAGTTCTTGTTATAGTTACAAGTAAACATCGACAAGAAGCATTTGATTCCTGCAATTTTATTATGGACTATCTAAAGACGGATGCACCTTTTTGGAAAAAAGAATCTTCAGATAAGGAAGAAAAATGGGTTGATTCTAGTTTAAATGATAAAAAGCAGAAAAAACGATGGGAACTCTAA
- the ung gene encoding uracil-DNA glycosylase — MTIGDWSKYLSVEKEKEYFRNLYTFLNNRSTFDIYPQRGSWFKAFEYSSFTSTRVIILGQDPYHGEGQAEGLSFSVPKGITIPPSLRNIYKELNSDEVDFSQPEHGNLVSWAQQGVLLLNSVLTVEKNSPAAHANHGWEIFTDEVIRILNDNKQHLVFILWGAYANKKSKLIDLDRHLILSSAHPSPFSAHKGFFGCKHFSQANKYLLSTKQQPIRWSIPK; from the coding sequence ATGACTATTGGTGACTGGTCCAAATATCTTTCTGTGGAGAAAGAAAAAGAATACTTTAGGAATCTATATACTTTTTTAAATAATAGAAGTACTTTCGATATTTATCCACAAAGAGGTAGCTGGTTCAAAGCATTTGAGTATTCAAGTTTCACCTCTACAAGAGTCATTATTCTTGGTCAAGACCCCTATCATGGGGAAGGACAAGCTGAAGGATTAAGCTTTTCAGTTCCAAAAGGAATCACCATCCCACCTTCACTTAGGAATATCTATAAAGAGCTCAATTCAGATGAAGTAGATTTCAGCCAGCCAGAACATGGAAATTTAGTTTCTTGGGCACAGCAAGGGGTCTTATTACTCAACAGTGTCCTTACTGTTGAAAAAAATTCCCCTGCAGCTCATGCAAATCATGGATGGGAAATTTTTACAGACGAGGTAATTAGAATACTCAATGATAATAAACAACATTTAGTCTTCATTCTATGGGGTGCCTACGCGAATAAAAAATCTAAACTTATAGATTTAGATAGGCATTTAATTCTTAGCTCTGCTCATCCCTCACCCTTTTCAGCCCACAAAGGTTTCTTTGGATGTAAGCACTTTTCTCAAGCCAATAAATACCTTCTTTCAACCAAACAACAACCCATAAGATGGAGTATTCCTAAATGA
- the mobA gene encoding molybdenum cofactor guanylyltransferase MobA, with protein sequence MNKISKKEISVVILAGGQGSRMGGKDKGLIKFRKLPLIAHVVNIVKPKVNRILISANRSLDEYSEYGEVISDDLTGFQGPLAGISKALKVCTSEYLLVLPCDSPLIDGELIDELILGLEKSKADICVAHDGSIMHATFALLRSNLQTSLEKFLDDGGRKMALWYRQHSLERINVSDKLEILTNLNSPEDLNI encoded by the coding sequence GTGAATAAAATATCTAAAAAAGAGATTTCAGTAGTCATCTTAGCTGGTGGTCAAGGCTCAAGAATGGGCGGGAAAGATAAGGGTTTGATTAAGTTCCGTAAACTTCCATTAATCGCCCATGTTGTTAATATAGTAAAGCCCAAAGTAAATCGTATATTGATCAGTGCTAACAGGAGTCTGGATGAGTATTCAGAGTATGGAGAAGTTATTTCAGATGATTTAACTGGCTTTCAAGGTCCTTTGGCTGGAATTTCTAAGGCATTGAAAGTCTGTACTTCTGAGTATTTATTAGTGCTTCCATGTGATAGTCCTTTGATTGATGGGGAATTAATAGATGAGTTAATTTTAGGATTGGAGAAAAGCAAAGCTGACATTTGTGTTGCCCATGATGGCTCGATAATGCATGCAACATTTGCCCTATTAAGATCAAATCTTCAAACTAGTTTAGAAAAATTTCTTGATGATGGAGGTCGTAAAATGGCTCTTTGGTATCGCCAACATTCACTTGAAAGAATTAATGTTTCAGATAAATTAGAGATCTTAACTAATTTAAATAGCCCAGAAGACTTAAATATTTAG
- a CDS encoding YitT family protein: MKLSKEVFTIKKIPKVIWSSEDSFNLKPKPLTFVFLVFGLFLFGLGESLLITSGAGVGPYTVLAQGISNLTSWSIGLSTFVISIFVLLLWIPLKQKPGMGTILNAFIIALTIEFSVYYLPYPQYYPFQVLQVVIGVLTIGIGSGFYLIANLGAGPRDGLMIGLQKISNLPIYSIRTSIEVSVVIIGSLCLLNNIEKLLGEVVGLGTAIFALGIGPSVALGITIVGRLSKK; the protein is encoded by the coding sequence ATGAAACTTTCTAAAGAAGTCTTTACTATTAAAAAAATTCCTAAAGTTATTTGGAGCTCTGAAGACTCTTTTAATTTAAAACCTAAACCATTAACTTTCGTATTCTTAGTATTTGGATTATTTTTATTTGGCCTAGGTGAAAGCCTGCTCATTACGAGTGGTGCTGGTGTTGGGCCATATACTGTGTTGGCTCAAGGTATATCCAATCTAACTAGCTGGTCAATTGGGTTATCTACTTTTGTTATTAGTATTTTTGTATTATTGTTATGGATTCCCCTTAAACAGAAACCTGGAATGGGGACAATACTAAATGCTTTTATCATCGCATTAACAATTGAATTTTCGGTTTATTATTTGCCTTATCCACAATATTACCCATTTCAAGTTCTTCAAGTTGTTATTGGCGTCTTAACTATAGGAATTGGAAGTGGATTTTATTTAATAGCAAATTTAGGAGCAGGACCAAGAGATGGCCTAATGATTGGCTTACAAAAAATTAGTAATCTACCTATATACTCAATCAGAACATCTATCGAGGTCAGTGTAGTAATCATTGGCTCACTCTGTCTACTTAATAATATAGAAAAATTATTAGGTGAGGTTGTAGGTCTTGGAACAGCTATATTCGCATTAGGTATTGGGCCATCAGTTGCACTAGGAATTACAATAGTTGGTAGATTATCTAAAAAATAA
- the moaC gene encoding cyclic pyranopterin monophosphate synthase MoaC codes for MSKLTHINDNGEAEMVDVSSKSESAREAKAIAIVNMKPETLDLIISGLNKKGDVLGVAKIAGIQAAKKCSDLIPLCHPLMLSKISVDLTPNIKKSCIEIIAIAKLNGKTGVEMEALTAASIAALTVYDMCKAVDRFMSIDSVKLLEKKGGKSGHWINPS; via the coding sequence ATGAGTAAATTAACTCATATTAATGATAATGGTGAAGCCGAGATGGTCGATGTATCTTCTAAAAGTGAATCAGCTAGAGAGGCCAAAGCTATTGCAATAGTTAATATGAAACCAGAGACACTTGATTTAATTATCTCTGGTTTAAATAAAAAAGGTGATGTGCTTGGTGTAGCTAAGATAGCAGGAATACAGGCTGCAAAAAAATGCTCAGACCTTATTCCACTTTGCCACCCATTGATGCTTTCAAAAATAAGCGTTGACCTCACTCCTAATATTAAAAAGTCCTGCATTGAAATCATTGCTATAGCAAAACTTAATGGTAAGACTGGAGTTGAAATGGAGGCGCTAACTGCTGCCAGCATTGCTGCTCTTACTGTTTATGATATGTGTAAGGCGGTTGACCGCTTTATGAGTATTGATAGTGTTAAGCTTTTAGAAAAAAAAGGTGGTAAATCTGGTCATTGGATAAACCCATCATGA
- the glp gene encoding gephyrin-like molybdotransferase Glp produces MNNEVAKSDSVMFNNSLISADDALAFLLDSSIAASRIEVVSLDDSLDRVLAGNIQSTINVPGFDNSAMDGYTIALDDHQVSQKNLVFNVVDRIPAGSTGNELKMGCAARIFTGAPIPKGANTVVMQEECQLSKDGTQILIERPIKLNENIRPIGNDITKDGIILSKGRKIQPQDISLAASVGIGNLEVFKKIKVGVFFTGDELVEPGNSLTPGKIYNSNRYALVALLKQVGCDVINLGNIEDKLKATCDALESLSNQCDLIMTTGGVSVGEEDHVKPAVEKLGELNLWKIRMKPGKPLAFGKVKQVPFIGLPGNPVSSFVTFCIFSLPFIKKMQGNSHYESKIVKVKANFECKRAKPRREYARVQIDNSSETLLANLYPKQGSDVMSSVVWADGIIEIPEDTVFEKGTILNYYPMNELTR; encoded by the coding sequence ATGAATAATGAAGTAGCTAAATCAGACTCAGTAATGTTTAATAACTCACTGATAAGTGCGGATGATGCATTAGCATTTCTTCTTGACTCCTCTATCGCTGCAAGCAGAATAGAGGTAGTTTCTTTGGATGACTCATTAGATAGGGTTTTAGCTGGGAATATCCAATCAACAATTAATGTTCCTGGATTTGATAATAGTGCCATGGATGGTTATACAATTGCTCTCGATGATCACCAAGTATCACAAAAAAACTTAGTCTTTAATGTTGTCGATAGAATACCAGCTGGTTCAACTGGCAATGAATTAAAAATGGGATGTGCTGCAAGAATATTTACTGGCGCACCGATTCCAAAAGGTGCAAATACCGTTGTAATGCAGGAGGAATGCCAACTCTCTAAAGATGGTACTCAAATTTTAATTGAAAGACCTATAAAACTTAATGAAAATATTCGTCCAATAGGAAACGACATAACTAAAGATGGGATTATTCTTTCCAAAGGAAGAAAAATTCAACCTCAGGATATTTCGCTAGCTGCTTCAGTTGGTATTGGAAACCTAGAAGTATTTAAAAAAATTAAAGTTGGTGTTTTTTTTACAGGTGATGAATTAGTTGAACCTGGAAATTCTTTGACACCTGGCAAAATCTATAACTCAAATCGTTATGCACTTGTAGCTCTTCTTAAGCAAGTTGGCTGCGATGTTATTAATCTTGGTAATATTGAGGATAAATTAAAGGCCACATGTGATGCACTGGAATCTCTATCTAATCAATGTGATTTAATTATGACGACTGGTGGAGTTTCAGTTGGGGAGGAAGATCATGTTAAGCCTGCAGTTGAAAAACTGGGAGAACTTAATCTTTGGAAAATTAGAATGAAACCAGGAAAACCTCTAGCTTTTGGAAAAGTAAAGCAGGTACCATTTATTGGACTTCCAGGCAATCCAGTATCAAGCTTTGTAACCTTTTGTATTTTCTCATTACCTTTTATAAAAAAAATGCAAGGAAATAGTCATTATGAATCTAAAATAGTAAAGGTGAAAGCAAACTTTGAATGCAAAAGAGCAAAGCCCAGGCGTGAGTATGCTCGAGTGCAAATTGATAATAGCTCTGAGACTCTATTAGCAAACCTTTATCCAAAACAAGGTTCTGATGTAATGAGCTCAGTTGTATGGGCAGACGGGATTATTGAGATTCCAGAAGACACAGTATTTGAAAAAGGAACTATACTTAACTACTATCCAATGAATGAATTAACGAGATGA
- a CDS encoding thiopurine S-methyltransferase, whose product MDWLNRWENNKIGWHAEQINRQLIEYLPEFNLAKKDKIFVPLCGKSLDMIYLLNQGLSIVAVEMSDIAIEQFFNENKLPFKTSNIDTLKLYEGERIQIYCGDFFALNSKHLDTVKAVYDRASLIALDTVLRQKYVKHLNDIIDEDVRILLLTLDYPQHQKIGPPFAVSKTEVDLLYGGSFQYRELHCINDIENEPMFQNLGVDFVKKAVYFLQKVGT is encoded by the coding sequence ATGGACTGGCTCAACAGATGGGAAAATAATAAAATTGGTTGGCATGCAGAACAGATTAATCGTCAATTAATTGAGTATTTACCTGAATTCAACTTAGCAAAAAAAGATAAGATATTTGTTCCTCTTTGTGGAAAGAGTCTTGATATGATTTATTTGCTTAACCAAGGGCTCTCAATAGTTGCAGTAGAGATGAGTGATATAGCAATTGAGCAGTTTTTCAACGAAAATAAACTACCCTTTAAAACCTCAAATATTGATACTCTTAAGCTTTATGAGGGTGAAAGAATTCAGATTTATTGTGGCGATTTCTTTGCATTAAATTCAAAACATTTAGATACAGTAAAAGCTGTCTATGATCGAGCTTCACTTATCGCATTGGATACGGTGTTAAGACAAAAATATGTGAAACATTTAAATGATATAATAGATGAAGATGTAAGGATATTATTGCTAACATTAGACTATCCTCAGCATCAAAAAATTGGCCCACCTTTTGCTGTGAGTAAAACTGAGGTTGATTTACTTTATGGAGGGTCATTTCAGTATCGAGAGCTTCATTGTATTAATGATATTGAGAATGAACCAATGTTTCAAAATCTGGGAGTAGATTTTGTTAAAAAAGCAGTATATTTTCTGCAAAAAGTGGGGACGTAA
- a CDS encoding transglycosylase SLT domain-containing protein yields MKKLIVLSVAVLIVLSGCFSTPAREVTNICNLLDEKVSWYRAAKDSEKKWKVPMHLQLAIIHQESRFASKAKPPRNKIFGVIPGSRPTSSFGYTQAKKATWDWYQLKTGNMTAKRDNFADAVDFVGWYANQSSLRSKISKTNAYQQYLAYHEGHGGYNNKSYEKKAWLIEIAKKVETKSNTYKAQLSQCRDQLDSNRIWTLF; encoded by the coding sequence ATGAAAAAACTTATTGTTTTAAGTGTTGCGGTTTTAATTGTTCTTTCTGGCTGTTTTTCAACACCTGCCAGAGAGGTTACAAATATTTGCAATTTACTTGATGAAAAAGTTAGTTGGTATCGTGCAGCTAAAGATAGTGAAAAAAAATGGAAGGTACCAATGCATCTTCAATTAGCAATTATTCATCAAGAATCTCGTTTTGCATCAAAAGCAAAACCTCCAAGGAATAAAATTTTTGGAGTAATACCTGGATCTCGTCCAACTTCTTCTTTTGGATATACCCAAGCAAAAAAAGCAACTTGGGATTGGTATCAACTTAAAACTGGGAATATGACCGCTAAGAGGGATAATTTTGCTGATGCTGTTGATTTTGTTGGATGGTATGCAAATCAATCTTCATTGCGTTCTAAAATAAGTAAGACCAATGCATATCAACAATATCTTGCATATCATGAAGGCCATGGTGGTTATAACAACAAGAGTTATGAAAAAAAGGCTTGGTTAATTGAAATAGCTAAAAAAGTAGAAACTAAATCTAATACCTATAAAGCCCAACTTTCTCAATGCAGAGATCAGCTAGATAGTAATCGGATTTGGACGCTTTTCTAA
- a CDS encoding phytanoyl-CoA dioxygenase family protein: protein MKMLLNKSDIKDFQTDGVVVLRGIFKDWIDLLNKGADFHISNPSKSALIHKHEGSSGEFIEDFCNWERIKEYKDFVESSPLGSIAGQLMKSKSVQFFHDHFFYKEASSGVATPWHQDMPYYCVSGLQTVSFWIPLESRAQKVSLKCASGSHNLPKEIRPTSWADNESFYDDNDAFMNMPNLDNGDFDIKQWATEPGDVIAFNFKTVHGAKANMLPGTSKTLSFRLVGDDVVYRKRPGRTSPNFPDIGQENGERLREDWFPIIWRK from the coding sequence ATGAAAATGTTATTAAATAAATCAGATATAAAAGACTTTCAAACTGATGGCGTTGTTGTATTGCGAGGTATTTTTAAAGACTGGATTGATTTATTAAATAAGGGTGCTGATTTCCATATTAGTAACCCTAGTAAAAGTGCTTTAATTCATAAACATGAAGGCTCCAGTGGCGAATTTATAGAGGATTTTTGTAACTGGGAGCGAATTAAAGAGTATAAAGATTTTGTAGAGAGCTCTCCTTTAGGTAGTATTGCAGGTCAACTAATGAAGTCTAAATCGGTTCAGTTCTTCCATGACCATTTCTTTTATAAAGAGGCAAGTTCAGGTGTTGCCACACCTTGGCATCAAGATATGCCTTATTATTGCGTGTCAGGTCTTCAAACAGTAAGCTTTTGGATTCCACTTGAATCAAGGGCTCAAAAAGTTTCATTAAAATGTGCTTCTGGAAGCCACAATCTTCCAAAAGAAATTCGTCCAACAAGTTGGGCTGATAATGAAAGTTTTTATGATGATAATGATGCTTTTATGAATATGCCTAATCTTGATAATGGTGATTTTGACATTAAGCAGTGGGCAACTGAACCAGGGGATGTTATTGCCTTCAACTTTAAGACTGTTCATGGTGCTAAAGCCAATATGTTACCTGGGACAAGCAAAACACTTTCTTTTCGTTTAGTGGGCGATGATGTAGTCTACCGAAAACGACCAGGTAGAACTTCACCTAATTTTCCAGACATTGGACAAGAAAATGGTGAGCGATTAAGAGAAGACTGGTTTCCAATAATTTGGAGAAAATAA
- a CDS encoding ABC transporter ATP-binding protein, whose product MMGYTQFVKRLFPYIKNHLGKLFFTSLMMVFATLLETAIPEITGQIVDTLFTSERTSDQALFYSLILTSVIAISSFFALISISASSWISNKVILDLRIDMFSKLLKLPKTYFDKNTTGETLSKLTFDVEQISAAASTIWLQFIKSSFMVVVLIGYLFYKSFLLSLTLIVLLPLVYFAVKFSSSRIRKGSKSVQESMGKMTHLLDENISGSDLIKIYNAQKNEKNKFFAIINTIRQQRFKVDMASGLNTSIVNALIGLSLGCVVYFSSTFLVMTAGDFLAFFTAMGMLVKPAKTLININKPLQQARVSSDSVFKLIDEKSEINTGKHQVDQLEGEIKFDNVSFSYGEDKASLKNINLTIKPGETIAVVGSTGSGKTTLVNLLTRFYIPTEGKILINNLEINSFELESFRSNFSFVDQNVRLFNDTITGNIAFGQKDQMPIESIINAAKVSNSIEFIEKLDDKFESGIGEDGVILSGGQRQRLSIARAIAKDSPILILDEATSALDSATEKLVQSAINKMQKDRTTIIIAHRLSTIQNADRIIVLKDGSIIEQGTHGELINAAGEYEKLIQQQLK is encoded by the coding sequence ATGATGGGATACACACAATTTGTCAAGAGACTTTTTCCATACATTAAAAATCATTTAGGAAAACTTTTTTTTACCTCACTGATGATGGTTTTTGCTACTTTATTAGAGACAGCAATACCTGAAATTACTGGTCAAATAGTTGATACTTTATTTACCTCTGAACGCACAAGTGACCAAGCCTTATTCTATTCATTAATATTGACAAGTGTTATTGCTATAAGCTCCTTCTTTGCCCTAATATCAATTAGTGCCAGTTCTTGGATCTCAAATAAAGTAATATTAGATTTGAGAATAGATATGTTTTCAAAACTTTTAAAACTTCCAAAAACTTATTTTGATAAAAACACAACTGGAGAGACTCTTTCTAAATTGACTTTTGACGTTGAGCAAATTTCTGCTGCAGCCTCAACCATATGGCTCCAATTCATCAAATCTTCTTTTATGGTTGTAGTATTGATAGGGTATTTGTTTTATAAAAGCTTCCTTTTAAGCCTTACTCTTATAGTGCTTCTTCCCTTAGTTTATTTTGCAGTAAAGTTTTCCTCATCCCGAATTAGAAAAGGCTCTAAAAGTGTCCAAGAATCTATGGGTAAGATGACTCACCTCTTAGATGAGAATATTTCAGGTAGTGACTTGATTAAAATTTATAATGCACAAAAGAACGAAAAGAATAAGTTTTTTGCAATTATCAATACCATCCGTCAACAAAGATTTAAGGTGGATATGGCTAGTGGACTTAATACTTCGATTGTAAATGCATTAATTGGTTTGTCTTTAGGGTGTGTGGTTTATTTTTCTTCAACATTTCTAGTGATGACTGCTGGAGACTTTTTAGCATTTTTTACTGCAATGGGAATGCTTGTAAAGCCTGCCAAGACTTTAATCAACATAAATAAACCTCTTCAACAAGCGCGAGTTTCATCTGATAGTGTCTTTAAGCTTATTGACGAAAAATCTGAAATAAATACTGGTAAACATCAAGTTGATCAACTGGAAGGAGAAATAAAATTTGATAATGTTAGTTTCTCATATGGTGAAGATAAGGCCTCTTTAAAAAATATAAACCTAACAATTAAACCAGGCGAAACAATTGCAGTTGTTGGATCTACAGGAAGTGGAAAGACCACGCTTGTAAACCTTTTAACTCGCTTTTATATCCCAACAGAAGGCAAAATATTAATAAATAATTTAGAGATAAATAGCTTTGAATTAGAATCTTTTAGATCTAATTTTTCTTTTGTTGACCAAAATGTACGTCTATTTAATGATACTATCACAGGAAATATTGCATTTGGACAAAAAGATCAGATGCCAATTGAGTCAATAATTAATGCTGCCAAAGTTTCAAACTCGATTGAGTTTATTGAGAAATTAGACGATAAATTTGAATCTGGAATTGGTGAAGATGGAGTAATCCTATCTGGTGGACAAAGACAAAGACTTTCAATTGCTCGAGCAATTGCAAAAGATAGTCCAATTTTAATTCTTGATGAAGCAACATCAGCATTAGACTCTGCTACTGAAAAACTAGTTCAGTCCGCAATCAATAAAATGCAGAAAGATAGAACAACGATTATTATTGCTCATCGCTTAAGCACAATTCAGAATGCTGATCGTATAATTGTTTTAAAAGATGGTAGTATTATTGAGCAAGGTACTCATGGAGAACTCATTAATGCCGCTGGTGAATATGAAAAGCTTATTCAACAGCAGCTTAAATAA
- a CDS encoding 4-phosphoerythronate dehydrogenase encodes MKLMIDDAVWGFAEIFSEFGEVITLPGREINRQSLIDCEILIVRSRTKVNSDLLKDTNIKFVGSTVAGLDHIDQTYLYKNNITFVSAQGCNANAVAEYVISAIANLANDFNFDLLSKTLGIIGVGNVGTRLDSKAKQLGINTLLNDPPRQDKEGSNGFVKLDEALSADIVTFHTPLTFSGIHPSHNLLGSHNFNLISEDTILINAARGGIIDENIWENIATKANIIDCWENEPNINSKLQSKAYLATPHIAGHSIDAKFTGSFMIYKELLKFTNNSLNKQIKQLINPAVGIIKENSLHETINSIYSFKDDSIAIKDSTKFENYRRNYPDRYEWGHYQTQYKIPSG; translated from the coding sequence ATGAAATTAATGATTGACGATGCAGTATGGGGCTTTGCAGAAATTTTTTCTGAATTTGGCGAAGTTATCACCCTTCCTGGTCGAGAAATTAATAGACAAAGTTTAATTGATTGTGAAATATTAATTGTACGATCTAGGACTAAGGTAAATAGCGATCTTCTTAAAGATACAAATATTAAATTTGTTGGCTCAACAGTTGCAGGACTTGACCATATTGATCAAACCTACCTTTATAAGAATAATATAACTTTTGTATCAGCTCAGGGTTGTAATGCAAACGCCGTAGCAGAATATGTCATTAGTGCTATCGCAAATCTTGCCAATGATTTTAATTTTGATTTATTGAGTAAAACACTTGGGATTATTGGAGTGGGTAATGTTGGAACTAGACTTGACTCCAAAGCTAAGCAGCTTGGAATAAATACCCTTTTGAATGATCCTCCACGACAAGATAAAGAGGGAAGTAACGGATTTGTAAAGCTTGATGAGGCCCTAAGTGCTGATATTGTAACTTTTCATACACCGTTAACTTTTTCCGGCATACACCCTTCTCATAACCTTCTTGGAAGTCATAATTTTAATCTTATTAGTGAAGATACTATTCTAATAAATGCAGCAAGAGGAGGTATCATCGATGAAAACATCTGGGAAAACATTGCAACTAAAGCCAACATAATTGACTGCTGGGAAAATGAGCCCAATATTAATTCAAAACTTCAAAGTAAGGCTTACTTGGCTACCCCTCACATTGCGGGACATTCTATTGACGCCAAATTTACAGGTAGTTTTATGATCTATAAAGAACTCCTCAAGTTCACTAACAATTCACTTAATAAACAAATTAAACAACTAATTAATCCAGCAGTAGGAATTATTAAGGAGAACTCTCTTCATGAGACTATTAATTCAATATATTCATTTAAGGATGACTCAATAGCAATTAAGGACTCTACAAAATTTGAGAACTATCGTCGAAATTATCCTGATCGTTATGAATGGGGACACTACCAAACTCAGTATAAAATTCCCTCAGGTTAA
- a CDS encoding cold-shock protein has translation MAKKMSGIVAQFGTKGYGFITGDDGEKYFVHQKNVFNKSRLRSDTRVKFKVENSEKGLVATDVKLEKIVEESQPLTDNDIKAMFGVLLVFQLVTAYFVFFA, from the coding sequence ATGGCAAAGAAAATGTCGGGCATAGTTGCCCAGTTTGGTACTAAAGGATATGGTTTTATAACTGGTGATGATGGAGAAAAATATTTTGTTCATCAAAAAAATGTTTTTAATAAATCAAGATTAAGAAGTGATACGCGAGTTAAATTTAAAGTTGAGAATTCTGAAAAAGGGCTTGTAGCTACAGATGTAAAGCTTGAGAAAATAGTTGAAGAATCTCAACCATTGACTGACAATGATATTAAGGCAATGTTTGGTGTTTTATTGGTATTTCAGTTGGTAACTGCTTATTTTGTATTTTTTGCTTAA